A window of the Parvularcula bermudensis HTCC2503 genome harbors these coding sequences:
- a CDS encoding ABC transporter permease, with protein MLSYALKRILTIIPTLFVVITLTFFLMRVAPGGPFDEERPLAPAVLENIRANYGLDKPLIEQYWTYMGNLLQGDLGPSFVYRDKRVHEVLGEGLPISLTLGATALFIALFAGVLLGTVAALNQNKRTDFFIVSFATFGITIPNFVLAPILTLIFALTFNLLPATGWGSPQQIVLPVLALALPQVAIITRLMRGSMLEALKSDHVRTARAYGLPLSSVVGKHALRSAFLPVLSYLGPAAAALLTGSIIVEQIFAIPGIGRYFVTSALNRDYTMVMGTVVIVATLVLVFNLIVDLLYSVFDPRVRYE; from the coding sequence ATGCTCTCTTACGCACTGAAGCGCATATTGACGATCATCCCGACTTTGTTTGTCGTCATTACATTGACATTTTTCTTGATGCGCGTTGCCCCTGGCGGCCCCTTTGATGAGGAGCGTCCCCTGGCACCGGCGGTGCTGGAAAATATCCGGGCCAATTACGGTTTGGATAAGCCCCTGATCGAGCAGTATTGGACATATATGGGCAATCTCCTTCAAGGGGATCTTGGTCCGTCATTCGTCTACAGAGACAAGCGCGTCCATGAAGTGCTGGGGGAGGGGCTTCCTATCTCCCTTACACTGGGCGCGACGGCCTTATTCATCGCGCTTTTCGCCGGTGTGCTTCTCGGGACAGTGGCTGCTTTGAACCAAAATAAGCGCACGGATTTTTTTATCGTCAGCTTTGCGACGTTCGGGATTACGATACCTAACTTTGTTCTTGCTCCTATCCTGACCCTCATATTTGCCCTTACCTTCAATCTGTTGCCCGCAACGGGCTGGGGAAGCCCCCAACAGATTGTCCTCCCGGTGCTGGCGCTTGCGCTGCCGCAGGTTGCCATCATCACGCGGTTGATGCGCGGGTCTATGCTGGAGGCGCTTAAATCCGATCACGTACGAACCGCTCGGGCTTATGGACTTCCCCTCAGCAGCGTGGTGGGAAAGCACGCGTTACGGTCCGCCTTCCTGCCGGTACTCAGCTATCTTGGCCCTGCGGCGGCTGCGTTGCTGACGGGCTCGATCATCGTTGAGCAGATATTCGCGATCCCGGGCATTGGGCGATACTTTGTGACAAGCGCCCTCAATCGCGATTACACCATGGTGATGGGAACGGTCGTGATTGTCGCCACGCTGGTGCTCGTCTTTAATCTGATCGTCGATCTCTTGTACTCGGTTTTCGACCCGCGGGTGCGTTATGAATAG
- a CDS encoding PepSY-associated TM helix domain-containing protein: MVIHRIHAWSGAGLSLLLAIIGMSGMLLVFKDDFLRASFPQARRGVPADPATIAALTERAEAQYGASTIRSIRFPAPDLGLIRVRFHTGGAAYLDSTGAELARWHGYARPEEWVFELHHYLLMGETGEIVVGVAGLCLFGLVLSGLYAVWPARRSLGSRVLPRSTKRKDLLSSHRNLGVLAALPLIVMALTGAGMIFPDAAKALMLAGRSSPPPFETVTPAARGEMNWPRLYQTAQAAFPDAAIRGVSMSSRQGGAVRIRLRQPAEWQPNGRTYIMVDPARGTILSVTDALSATPGVQAFNAFYPLHSGRLGKGIGARLYDVLLAATGLSLAILGSVGAYAFLTTSRRLRRNRAAE; encoded by the coding sequence ATGGTCATCCATCGTATCCATGCGTGGTCCGGGGCCGGACTGAGCCTCCTGCTCGCAATAATTGGGATGAGCGGCATGCTGCTTGTCTTCAAGGATGATTTCCTGCGGGCAAGCTTTCCGCAGGCCCGGCGAGGGGTGCCGGCCGATCCGGCGACGATTGCCGCCCTCACCGAGCGAGCCGAAGCGCAATACGGCGCAAGCACAATCCGGTCGATCAGGTTTCCCGCACCAGATCTTGGACTAATCCGTGTACGCTTCCATACTGGTGGGGCTGCCTATCTGGACAGTACCGGCGCAGAGCTTGCGCGTTGGCATGGATATGCCCGCCCGGAAGAATGGGTGTTCGAATTGCACCATTATTTGCTGATGGGCGAGACAGGCGAGATCGTGGTTGGGGTCGCTGGACTTTGCCTGTTCGGCCTCGTCTTGTCAGGTCTTTATGCCGTCTGGCCAGCACGTCGATCGCTCGGGAGCCGGGTCCTGCCCCGCTCGACGAAGCGGAAGGATCTCCTCTCCAGCCACCGCAATCTCGGCGTCCTTGCCGCTCTGCCCCTGATTGTGATGGCCCTGACCGGCGCGGGCATGATCTTCCCGGATGCAGCCAAGGCGCTGATGCTGGCGGGCCGCTCCTCTCCCCCGCCCTTCGAAACGGTGACGCCAGCGGCGCGCGGTGAGATGAACTGGCCAAGGCTGTACCAGACGGCCCAGGCGGCATTTCCGGATGCGGCCATTCGCGGCGTGTCGATGTCCTCCCGTCAAGGAGGCGCCGTCCGCATTCGCCTGCGCCAACCCGCAGAATGGCAACCGAACGGGCGCACCTATATCATGGTGGATCCAGCGCGTGGGACCATTCTGTCGGTGACGGATGCCCTGTCAGCCACGCCAGGCGTGCAGGCATTCAACGCCTTCTACCCCCTCCATTCGGGCCGATTGGGCAAAGGCATTGGTGCGCGCCTCTATGATGTGCTCCTCGCAGCCACTGGCCTGAGCCTGGCAATATTGGGGAGTGTGGGCGCGTATGCGTTCCTAACGACCTCCCGACGCCTCCGAAGGAACCGCGCGGCCGAATGA
- a CDS encoding ABC transporter permease: protein MNSPPLPAQPAVTSRSLLQTALLRLKRNKAAMVSFWVIIVMTLAAIIGPTISPHPYDEVYNNFVSAKPSLSPYPKQDQIVPIAETAFRRARVDVDAIEVANGRIQVEIVNRNAEPIDPRITRYLVRSDVFDDVDLQISEADATRAHVTANVKSLYFLMGTDQNGRDLLTRILVSLRISLLVAALATGVALLIGVTYGAVAGFVGGHLDNAMMRVVDLMYSLPFVFFVILLVVFFGNNIVLIFIAIGAIEWLDMSRIVRGQTLQLKRREFVQASEALGVSKADIIRRHIVPNLAGTVAVYMTLLIPKVILLESFLSFLGLGVQEPLTSLGLLISEGARYMRNDPYMLIFPALAMSVLLFSLNFLGDGLRDALDPKDR from the coding sequence ATGAATAGTCCTCCCCTCCCGGCACAGCCAGCTGTCACCAGCCGATCCTTGCTTCAGACCGCCCTGTTGCGTCTCAAGCGAAACAAGGCGGCGATGGTGTCCTTCTGGGTCATTATCGTGATGACCCTCGCTGCGATCATTGGGCCGACTATCTCTCCGCACCCTTACGATGAAGTCTATAACAATTTCGTCAGTGCTAAGCCGTCGCTCTCTCCCTATCCCAAACAGGATCAAATCGTTCCCATTGCGGAGACGGCGTTCAGGCGGGCCCGGGTCGATGTCGACGCCATCGAAGTGGCAAATGGACGTATACAGGTCGAGATCGTCAACCGGAACGCCGAACCGATCGATCCCCGTATCACGCGCTATCTCGTGCGGTCGGATGTTTTTGACGATGTGGATTTGCAGATCAGCGAGGCTGACGCCACCCGTGCCCATGTTACAGCGAATGTAAAGTCGCTCTACTTTCTGATGGGCACGGATCAGAATGGCCGAGACTTGCTCACGCGGATACTTGTCTCGCTGCGCATTTCGTTGCTGGTTGCCGCGCTTGCGACGGGCGTCGCTTTGCTGATTGGGGTCACCTATGGGGCGGTGGCTGGGTTCGTGGGCGGCCATTTGGACAACGCCATGATGCGCGTTGTCGACCTGATGTATTCCCTGCCCTTCGTTTTTTTCGTCATTCTTCTGGTCGTCTTCTTCGGCAACAACATCGTTCTTATCTTCATCGCTATCGGCGCGATCGAATGGCTCGACATGTCCCGTATCGTTCGAGGGCAGACATTGCAATTGAAGCGGCGGGAGTTTGTTCAGGCGTCCGAGGCGCTGGGGGTCAGTAAGGCGGACATTATTCGCCGACACATCGTGCCGAACCTTGCCGGGACAGTGGCCGTCTACATGACCCTCCTTATTCCAAAGGTTATCCTGCTTGAGAGCTTCCTCAGCTTTCTGGGGCTGGGGGTGCAGGAACCGCTTACCTCCCTCGGGCTGTTGATCTCCGAAGGCGCGCGGTACATGCGCAACGATCCGTACATGCTGATATTTCCAGCCCTTGCGATGTCGGTCCTCCTGTTTTCCCTGAACTTCCTGGGTGACGGACTGCGTGATGCCCTCGACCCGAAGGACCGATGA
- a CDS encoding ABC transporter ATP-binding protein, producing the protein MSSTSSPSPLLDIQNLTVDFDTPDGTVHAVKSVSLSVAPGEVVAIVGESGSGKSQIAMTTLGLLASNGTASGHILFHDQDLLSLSKKKMNDIRGVKISMIFQEPMTSLDPLYSIGDQIIEPLMVHKRIVRREAQAKALDLLRLVQIPDPERRMKSYPTELSGGQRQRVMIAMALANAPDMLIADEPTTALDVTTQAEILKLLASLNRELGMSIIFITHDLGIVEAFADRVFVMRQGQLLEEGKTVDVFESPKTDYTRTLLAAEPDGTKRPVDDSVEVVLEAKGVHVSYGDSPGLFRKDTRFHAVRGVDLRLREGQTVGLVGESGSGKSTLGRALLRLTNCEGQITYLGRDLLAISPQEMKPLRRELQMVFQDPYGSLSPRMTVLDIVEEGLRTHAGHLSKADRDAQALDALEKVGLDANVRNRFPHEFSGGQRQRIAIARAMVLKPKIVVLDEPTSALDRTVQKEMIELLRTIQSEFLLSYIFISHDLAVVKAMADYVMVMRDGEIVEEGMTQQIFEDPHHEYTKSLIASSFTLKDMLTNPA; encoded by the coding sequence ATGAGCTCGACTTCGTCCCCATCGCCCCTGCTGGATATCCAGAACCTGACCGTGGATTTCGACACCCCGGATGGCACCGTGCACGCCGTCAAATCGGTGTCCCTGTCTGTCGCGCCCGGAGAGGTCGTGGCCATTGTCGGTGAGAGTGGTTCGGGAAAAAGCCAAATCGCCATGACCACGCTTGGACTGTTGGCGTCCAATGGAACGGCGTCCGGCCACATTTTATTCCACGATCAGGACCTCCTCAGCCTCTCGAAAAAGAAGATGAACGATATTCGTGGGGTGAAGATTTCTATGATCTTCCAGGAGCCGATGACGTCACTCGACCCTCTTTATTCTATCGGTGATCAGATCATCGAACCGTTGATGGTCCACAAACGGATCGTCCGCCGCGAGGCACAGGCCAAGGCACTCGATCTGTTACGACTTGTGCAAATCCCGGACCCGGAGCGCCGGATGAAGTCCTATCCCACCGAACTGTCCGGCGGCCAACGACAACGGGTGATGATCGCCATGGCGCTGGCGAACGCGCCTGACATGCTCATTGCGGACGAGCCAACCACGGCCCTCGACGTGACGACCCAGGCAGAGATTCTCAAGCTCCTGGCGTCGCTCAACCGAGAGCTTGGGATGAGTATCATCTTCATTACCCATGATTTGGGCATCGTCGAGGCGTTCGCCGATCGTGTCTTCGTGATGCGGCAAGGGCAGCTGCTGGAAGAGGGTAAAACGGTCGATGTCTTTGAAAGTCCGAAGACAGACTATACAAGAACATTGCTGGCAGCCGAGCCGGACGGCACAAAGAGACCTGTCGATGACAGCGTCGAGGTCGTTCTGGAGGCGAAGGGCGTCCATGTGAGCTATGGCGATTCGCCCGGATTGTTCCGTAAGGATACGCGGTTTCATGCGGTGCGCGGGGTCGACCTTCGGCTGCGGGAAGGGCAGACCGTCGGGCTCGTCGGAGAGAGTGGATCGGGCAAATCCACGCTTGGGCGTGCCCTTTTGCGCCTCACGAACTGTGAGGGCCAGATCACCTATCTGGGGCGTGATCTGCTGGCGATCTCCCCACAAGAGATGAAGCCTTTACGGCGAGAGTTACAGATGGTGTTTCAGGATCCCTATGGATCTCTCTCACCACGGATGACCGTTCTCGACATTGTCGAGGAGGGCTTGCGAACCCATGCCGGCCATTTGTCGAAAGCGGACCGCGATGCTCAGGCTCTCGATGCCCTCGAGAAGGTGGGCCTCGACGCCAATGTGAGAAACCGATTCCCGCACGAATTTTCCGGCGGGCAGCGTCAGCGGATCGCGATCGCCCGCGCCATGGTCCTAAAGCCGAAAATAGTGGTCCTCGATGAGCCGACCTCCGCCCTTGACCGAACGGTCCAGAAGGAGATGATCGAACTCCTCCGAACGATTCAGTCCGAATTTTTGCTCTCCTACATCTTCATTAGTCACGATCTGGCCGTGGTGAAGGCAATGGCCGATTATGTCATGGTGATGCGAGATGGCGAGATCGTCGAAGAGGGGATGACGCAGCAGATTTTTGAAGATCCGCACCATGAATATACGAAGAGTTTGATTGCCAGTTCCTTTACTCTCAAGGATATGCTCACCAATCCAGCCTAG